One genomic window of Longimicrobiales bacterium includes the following:
- a CDS encoding nuclear transport factor 2 family protein has translation MPPEDAAQLEAILEDVRLGWEQGDGAAFYSHFLDWEAARYFEGGGENLGLRDLVENHVEPEAELGLSLGFSNVQTHFEGGFAWAIVDTEIQLTTPDGREIHNRGHGTYLFRWVADAWKVVHTQSASSPVRDEG, from the coding sequence ATGCCTCCGGAGGACGCAGCCCAGCTCGAAGCGATCTTAGAGGATGTGCGCTTGGGCTGGGAGCAAGGGGACGGAGCTGCGTTCTATTCCCATTTCCTGGACTGGGAGGCCGCTCGCTACTTCGAGGGTGGGGGCGAGAACCTTGGGCTCCGCGATCTCGTCGAGAATCATGTAGAACCAGAGGCCGAGCTTGGCCTGAGTCTCGGGTTCTCCAACGTTCAGACGCATTTCGAGGGCGGATTTGCTTGGGCGATCGTCGATACAGAAATCCAATTGACGACGCCGGACGGACGAGAGATCCACAACCGAGGGCACGGAACGTACCTCTTCCGGTGGGTGGCCGACGCCTGGAAGGTCGTGCACACCCAGTCCGCGAGTTCGCCAGTCCGAGACGAAGGCTAG
- a CDS encoding alpha/beta hydrolase, giving the protein MKRCALVRRQAAQQNRKTLDVAGAQEEGMTQIKRSYCLLALFSLVAPLPALAQGIVTHDIDYLSSAEYEDGKDLLDIYMPEGVADAPVVVFFHGGALRAGDKSDGQGVAQRLVPHGIGVVSASYRLTPSVMHPAHVQDAAAATAWVVENIADYGGNPDNVYVSGHSAGAYLAALLTLDPSHLEVHDLDPSSLRGSIPISAFLYVEETAADRPKDVWGTDPADWLVASVAPHIGTAGGRMLLIYADGDDEWRREQNERFGEAMRSAGSHGVRVVEVPNRNHMSLMTDLNASDDHIGDLMLRFIQQHE; this is encoded by the coding sequence GTGAAGCGCTGCGCGCTTGTGCGCAGGCAGGCCGCGCAGCAGAATCGCAAGACGTTAGATGTCGCTGGCGCTCAAGAGGAAGGAATGACTCAGATCAAACGATCGTACTGCCTGCTGGCTCTATTCTCGCTCGTGGCTCCATTGCCGGCGCTGGCTCAGGGCATCGTGACACACGATATCGACTACCTAAGCTCTGCAGAATATGAGGACGGGAAGGATCTCCTCGACATCTACATGCCGGAGGGAGTCGCTGACGCCCCGGTGGTCGTGTTTTTCCATGGCGGAGCTCTACGGGCCGGCGACAAGAGCGATGGCCAGGGGGTCGCACAGCGCCTAGTTCCGCATGGAATCGGAGTCGTCTCGGCCAGCTACCGCCTGACACCCTCCGTTATGCATCCTGCCCATGTTCAGGATGCCGCAGCTGCAACGGCTTGGGTTGTCGAGAATATTGCCGACTACGGCGGCAACCCAGACAATGTGTACGTGTCTGGGCACTCAGCCGGGGCCTATCTGGCTGCCCTCCTCACGCTCGATCCGAGCCACTTGGAGGTGCATGATCTTGATCCGTCCTCGCTACGCGGCTCCATCCCGATCAGCGCGTTTCTCTATGTTGAGGAGACTGCTGCAGACCGCCCGAAAGACGTGTGGGGCACAGATCCCGCGGACTGGTTGGTGGCGTCAGTCGCCCCGCATATCGGCACGGCGGGAGGGCGCATGCTCCTCATCTATGCCGATGGAGACGACGAGTGGCGCCGTGAGCAGAATGAGAGATTTGGTGAAGCCATGCGTTCGGCCGGTAGTCACGGTGTCCGGGTCGTCGAGGTGCCGAATCGGAATCACATGTCGTTGATGACTGATCTCAACGCATCGGACGATCACATCGGTGACCTAATGCTCAGATTCATCCAGCAGCACGAGTAG
- a CDS encoding alpha/beta hydrolase, which translates to MFEHYRPFALMANGVEIQGVIGGEGPPLLLLHGYPQTHVMWHKVAGDLAEHFTVVAADLRGYGRSSKPDPAPDHSTYSKRAMARDMVDLMHGLGFDRFAILAHDRGARVAHRLALDSPESVVRMVLLDIAPTREMYAHADASFARAYWHWFFLIRPSPLPERMIGADPRAYWVEKCGAGSAGLNPFTPDALAAYLDAFDDPRAIAASCEDYRAAVTIDILHDDQDGGKKVACPIRVLWGEKGVIEAHFDCLALWRERAEQVDGEALPGGHYLAEELPDQVVGHTLEFLHQGGA; encoded by the coding sequence ATGTTCGAGCACTATCGGCCTTTCGCCCTTATGGCGAACGGTGTCGAAATCCAAGGCGTCATCGGCGGTGAGGGCCCGCCTCTCCTGCTGCTCCATGGCTATCCTCAGACCCACGTCATGTGGCACAAGGTTGCTGGCGACCTTGCTGAACACTTCACAGTCGTGGCGGCTGATCTCCGCGGATACGGACGATCATCGAAGCCCGATCCGGCACCTGACCATAGCACCTACTCGAAGCGAGCTATGGCGCGAGACATGGTCGACCTTATGCACGGTCTAGGCTTCGATCGTTTCGCAATTCTCGCGCATGATCGAGGCGCGCGGGTGGCGCATCGCCTGGCCTTGGATTCACCGGAATCGGTGGTCAGAATGGTACTACTGGACATCGCTCCGACTCGCGAGATGTATGCGCATGCAGATGCGTCGTTCGCCCGAGCCTACTGGCACTGGTTCTTCCTCATCCGTCCCTCGCCCCTACCCGAGCGAATGATCGGCGCGGATCCGAGAGCATACTGGGTGGAGAAGTGTGGGGCGGGTTCTGCAGGTCTGAATCCGTTTACTCCCGACGCGCTTGCAGCCTACCTAGACGCCTTCGATGACCCGAGGGCGATCGCTGCGAGCTGCGAGGACTACCGAGCCGCCGTGACGATTGATATCCTCCACGACGACCAGGATGGCGGGAAGAAGGTCGCCTGCCCGATCAGGGTCCTATGGGGGGAGAAGGGGGTGATCGAGGCCCACTTCGACTGCCTGGCACTCTGGCGTGAGCGCGCCGAACAGGTGGACGGCGAGGCGTTGCCCGGCGGGCACTATCTTGCCGAAGAATTACCCGATCAGGTGGTCGGTCACACGCTCGAGTTCCTGCACCAAGGGGGTGCCTAG
- a CDS encoding tartrate dehydrogenase, whose amino-acid sequence MAQKQIYRIATIPGDGIGCEVIPAGQRAVEVVAKRHGFGVRWDEFDWSCERYAETGRMMPKDGVAQVRSHDAIYLGAVGFPGVPDHVSLWGLLIPLRRELDQYANVRPVKLLKGIESPLKGRGEADIDFVVVRENVEGEYSEVGGRIYAGTERETVMQEAVFTRRGVDRIMEYAFSLADARPRRHVTSATKSNGIVHTMPFWDERFRAAGARYPGVETAQYHIDILTAHFVLHPDWFDVVVASNLFGDILSDLGPAVAGSIGIAPAANLNPDRSFPSMFEPVHGSAPDIAGRGVANPIAAIWSAAMMLEHLGQSEAARELEAAIEVSLASEHTRTRDLGGSADMEEALGAMLEALG is encoded by the coding sequence ATGGCCCAGAAGCAGATCTACCGGATCGCTACCATTCCGGGTGATGGGATCGGGTGCGAGGTGATACCGGCCGGCCAGCGCGCGGTGGAGGTTGTGGCGAAACGCCACGGCTTTGGTGTGAGGTGGGACGAGTTCGATTGGTCTTGTGAGCGGTACGCGGAGACGGGTCGGATGATGCCCAAGGACGGCGTTGCCCAAGTCCGTTCGCACGATGCCATCTATCTGGGCGCAGTTGGGTTCCCCGGGGTGCCGGATCACGTCTCCCTTTGGGGGCTACTGATCCCACTCCGACGAGAGTTGGATCAGTACGCGAATGTCCGGCCCGTCAAGCTGCTGAAGGGCATCGAGTCTCCTCTCAAAGGTCGAGGAGAAGCAGACATCGATTTCGTCGTGGTCCGAGAGAACGTCGAGGGAGAGTATTCGGAGGTAGGCGGTCGGATCTACGCCGGAACCGAGCGAGAAACGGTGATGCAGGAGGCCGTGTTCACACGTCGGGGGGTGGACCGAATCATGGAATACGCCTTCAGTCTGGCAGACGCGAGACCAAGGCGGCACGTGACCTCGGCCACCAAGTCGAACGGGATCGTGCACACGATGCCCTTCTGGGATGAGCGGTTTCGTGCGGCGGGGGCTCGGTACCCTGGGGTTGAGACCGCCCAGTACCACATCGACATCCTCACGGCTCACTTCGTGCTTCACCCGGACTGGTTCGATGTTGTGGTCGCATCGAATCTGTTCGGGGATATCCTCTCCGATCTTGGGCCGGCCGTCGCCGGATCCATCGGCATCGCCCCCGCTGCGAATCTCAATCCCGACCGGTCGTTCCCCTCCATGTTCGAGCCGGTCCACGGGTCGGCTCCTGACATCGCTGGTCGGGGTGTTGCGAACCCGATTGCTGCGATTTGGAGTGCCGCGATGATGCTGGAGCACTTGGGTCAGAGCGAGGCGGCCCGCGAACTAGAAGCTGCGATCGAGGTATCACTGGCGTCCGAGCACACGCGTACGCGCGATCTCGGAGGGTCAGCCGACATGGAAGAGGCGCTCGGAGCGATGCTGGAAGCACTGGGGTAG
- a CDS encoding aminotransferase class V-fold PLP-dependent enzyme codes for MMSEPVSRRAALKLGAIGLVTAKLSGCADEQPRPAANLPQFERPVGLGDEAWAPVRAQFLLDPGVAYMNNASLGMPPRQVVDAVAAGYAAISREPLHGKHDLQRQVGDSVLPRLAGLFGVSPEELSLTRNATEALHLQTIGARLPPGAEVLITSQEHPAGSRPWRFREVRDGLRVTEVFVPSPLPPADEIVARLESAISSDTRAISFCHVTRGGHLYPVAELCGMARERGLMSLVDGAQAVGQFKVDLSELGCDAYSASLHKWMLGPVGTGFLYVRESSRTDVVTAFAPDATDDAPQHAPPGTADFPVRAAIGAALDFIGTLGLDQIEARCRFLSDHLKAQLAELSDVRVLSGEIDQSAPGSTIFEKSGLDAVESVSLMERLAAVHLDEHQRDGHNAIRVSTHVYNTTSEIDRLVQALRDL; via the coding sequence ATGATGTCTGAGCCAGTCAGCCGCAGAGCCGCACTGAAACTCGGCGCAATTGGACTCGTCACGGCCAAGCTATCTGGTTGTGCCGATGAACAGCCACGCCCGGCGGCGAACCTGCCTCAATTCGAACGACCCGTGGGACTTGGAGACGAGGCTTGGGCCCCGGTTCGCGCGCAGTTTCTGCTAGATCCAGGCGTTGCATACATGAACAATGCGAGCTTGGGCATGCCCCCTCGGCAAGTTGTCGATGCAGTGGCGGCCGGCTATGCGGCGATCTCCCGGGAACCGCTTCATGGGAAGCACGACCTTCAGAGGCAGGTCGGCGATTCGGTACTCCCCCGACTGGCTGGCCTATTCGGAGTCTCACCGGAGGAGCTGTCACTGACGCGCAATGCGACGGAAGCGCTCCACCTACAGACCATAGGGGCGCGCTTGCCGCCTGGGGCGGAGGTGTTGATCACCTCCCAGGAGCATCCGGCGGGATCCCGTCCTTGGCGCTTCCGGGAGGTCCGAGACGGACTTCGGGTGACCGAAGTGTTCGTCCCTAGTCCGCTGCCTCCGGCGGATGAGATTGTCGCGCGATTGGAATCCGCGATCTCCAGCGACACACGAGCGATCTCGTTTTGCCACGTGACGCGAGGGGGGCATCTCTACCCAGTCGCGGAGCTATGCGGTATGGCTCGCGAACGGGGTCTGATGTCTCTCGTTGATGGTGCGCAGGCCGTTGGGCAGTTCAAGGTGGATCTTTCGGAGCTCGGCTGTGACGCGTATTCAGCGAGTCTCCACAAGTGGATGCTGGGGCCGGTTGGGACGGGCTTTCTGTATGTTCGAGAATCGTCGCGCACGGATGTTGTTACTGCGTTCGCGCCCGACGCGACGGATGACGCTCCGCAGCATGCGCCACCTGGTACAGCCGACTTCCCGGTCCGGGCGGCCATCGGAGCAGCTCTCGACTTCATTGGGACGTTGGGCTTAGATCAGATTGAGGCACGATGTCGCTTCTTGTCCGACCACCTCAAGGCGCAGCTAGCCGAACTGTCGGACGTTCGTGTGTTGAGTGGCGAGATCGATCAAAGTGCCCCCGGTTCGACGATCTTCGAAAAGTCGGGGTTGGACGCTGTGGAGTCTGTGTCGCTAATGGAGCGACTAGCTGCGGTGCATCTCGATGAGCATCAAAGGGATGGTCACAACGCGATTCGCGTATCGACGCACGTGTACAACACGACGTCTGAGATCGATCGACTCGTTCAAGCGCTCCGGGATTTGTGA
- a CDS encoding DUF4010 domain-containing protein, with translation MIAVLLYLKEALKSIVTKLSDVDVRAVMQFVPGVLFAIPAAENLLESSDLYATAVVSGLTDIDAITLPISQLTTSGRAE, from the coding sequence GTGATCGCGGTCCTCCTCTACCTGAAAGAAGCACTCAAGAGCATCGTCACGAAGCTGAGCGATGTCGACGTGAGAGCGGTGATGCAGTTCGTCCCTGGCGTCCTCTTTGCCATCCCTGCGGCTGAGAACCTGCTCGAAAGTAGCGACCTTTATGCCACGGCAGTCGTCTCTGGTCTCACGGACATCGACGCGATCACCCTGCCTATATCCCAGCTCACCACCTCCGGGCGAGCGGAGTGA
- a CDS encoding MgtC/SapB family protein, whose amino-acid sequence MPSATFMDLLIALGLGLLVGLQKERAPSPLAGLGGFALVSLVGAVAALLAETAGPMVIAGDLLAITALMVTGNIVLLRSGKSDPGQTTEVGLVLMRLVGAYTVAGSRQVAICRAE is encoded by the coding sequence ATGCCGAGCGCCACATTCATGGACCTCCTGATCGCGCTCGGGCTCGGCCTATTGGTCGGCCTACAGAAGGAGCGCGCCCCGTCACCACTCGCAGGCCTAGGAGGGTTCGCGCTTGTCTCGCTCGTCGGAGCCGTTGCCGCGCTACTCGCGGAGACAGCCGGGCCGATGGTCATAGCAGGCGACCTCCTGGCGATCACAGCACTCATGGTCACAGGCAACATCGTGTTGTTGCGTTCAGGCAAGAGCGACCCAGGACAAACCACAGAGGTCGGCCTGGTACTCATGCGCCTGGTCGGCGCATACACAGTCGCCGGATCGCGCCAGGTAGCGATCTGTCGGGCGGAGTGA